A single Sulfurimonas aquatica DNA region contains:
- a CDS encoding NAD(P)-binding domain-containing protein: MIQENGKVVDIAIIGAGPGGMASAIEAKLAGIENIVVIDKAPHHNDMIHKFYKKGKRVDKDWMGIKFEFTGNVTFDECSKEEYIQQMDDKLNAAGVLDKFEYNHEIKRVTKGEDGLFEMVFDSDATSEGVETMKARNVILSVGRMGKPNKPKYKFGRELKDVLNFNLSKVQNGEHVMIVGGGDTAGEYAYGLVELEDMEDCVVTLNYRKAEITRMNPINTEMCNKYLDNGKILNKMGVDIESVEPSPAGKIQVNFTDGTTAEYDRAVYALGGTTPKDILVNSGVKTGEWDVPVYSEETFETNVEGLYTIGDVVTDQGSIALAFNHASDAVKHIASKIK; this comes from the coding sequence ATGATTCAAGAGAACGGAAAAGTCGTAGATATAGCAATTATTGGAGCAGGACCTGGCGGTATGGCATCTGCTATCGAAGCAAAACTTGCTGGAATAGAAAATATTGTTGTTATTGACAAAGCACCTCACCATAATGATATGATTCACAAGTTTTACAAAAAAGGTAAGCGTGTTGATAAAGACTGGATGGGAATCAAGTTTGAATTTACAGGTAATGTAACATTTGATGAGTGTTCTAAAGAAGAGTATATCCAGCAGATGGACGACAAACTAAATGCTGCAGGCGTACTTGACAAGTTTGAATATAACCATGAAATAAAAAGAGTAACAAAAGGTGAAGATGGCCTTTTTGAAATGGTTTTTGATAGTGATGCAACTTCTGAAGGTGTTGAAACTATGAAAGCTAGAAATGTTATCCTCTCTGTTGGTCGTATGGGCAAACCAAATAAGCCAAAGTATAAATTTGGAAGAGAACTTAAGGATGTACTAAACTTCAACCTTTCTAAAGTTCAAAATGGTGAGCATGTTATGATAGTTGGTGGTGGAGATACTGCTGGTGAGTATGCTTATGGTTTAGTTGAACTAGAAGATATGGAAGATTGTGTTGTAACTCTAAACTACAGAAAAGCTGAAATTACACGTATGAACCCTATAAACACTGAAATGTGTAATAAGTATCTTGATAATGGGAAAATCCTTAATAAAATGGGTGTAGATATCGAGAGTGTTGAACCTTCACCAGCTGGTAAGATTCAAGTAAATTTTACAGATGGAACAACTGCTGAATATGATAGAGCTGTTTATGCACTTGGTGGTACAACTCCAAAAGACATTCTTGTAAACTCTGGTGTTAAAACTGGTGAATGGGATGTTCCTGTATATAGTGAAGAGACATTTGAAACAAATGTAGAAGGTCTTTATACTATTGGTGATGTTGTAACAGATCAAGGTAGTATTGCACTTGCTTTCAACCATGCAAGTGACGCTGTAAAACATATCGCTTCAAAAATTAAATAA
- a CDS encoding 4-(cytidine 5'-diphospho)-2-C-methyl-D-erythritol kinase, translating into MGGFAGGDEGGYWDEESVPTSKNKKNANINREKLKIDKNDSSYSIKAHAKVNIFLKFTDFEDTKETLLSRVVRVDNLYDTISFIPCKCKAFTIEGCDEIPLESNTIYKAYTELINSTIDSDIEEFFTEHKVVVTKNIPISSGLGGASSNAAAFILLAKEICNLILSTNELIKIGTKIARDVPFFIYNYSSANVSSCGEVVEQFEEQGLNFDFYKPNIVYDKTNLHNRLKKDLLIDLSLASNWSKLDSRSILELAADPLILNDLYASLILLHPELKEEVKNKYFFSGSGPTFFKLLN; encoded by the coding sequence ATGGGTGGATTTGCCGGTGGGGACGAAGGTGGTTACTGGGATGAAGAGAGTGTACCTACTTCAAAAAATAAAAAAAATGCTAATATCAATAGAGAAAAATTAAAGATAGACAAAAATGATTCTAGCTACAGTATCAAGGCACATGCAAAAGTAAATATATTTTTAAAATTCACTGACTTTGAAGATACAAAAGAGACTCTACTTTCGCGTGTTGTACGTGTAGACAATTTATATGACACAATAAGCTTTATCCCTTGTAAATGCAAGGCTTTTACTATTGAAGGATGCGATGAAATCCCCTTAGAATCTAACACTATCTATAAAGCATATACTGAACTAATAAATTCCACTATAGATTCAGATATAGAAGAGTTCTTTACTGAACATAAAGTTGTAGTGACAAAAAATATTCCAATTTCATCTGGTTTGGGAGGAGCATCTAGTAATGCTGCTGCTTTTATTCTTTTAGCCAAAGAGATATGTAACCTTATACTAAGTACAAATGAACTAATAAAAATCGGAACTAAAATAGCTAGAGATGTACCTTTTTTTATATATAACTATTCATCTGCAAATGTATCAAGTTGTGGAGAGGTTGTAGAACAGTTTGAAGAGCAAGGTCTAAATTTTGATTTCTATAAACCAAATATAGTATATGATAAAACTAACCTTCATAATAGATTAAAAAAAGATCTATTAATAGATCTCTCTTTAGCTTCTAATTGGTCTAAACTAGACTCAAGAAGCATATTAGAACTTGCTGCAGACCCTTTAATACTTAATGACCTTTATGCTTCTTTAATTCTACTTCATCCAGAGTTAAAAGAAGAAGTAAAAAATAAATACTTTTTTTCTGGTTCTGGTCCTACATTTTTTAAGCTACTAAATTAA
- a CDS encoding NifU family protein → MSKEEEFKAKTLVEKINAIDQVIIDKIRDFLVKDNGDLDLVHVEEKNDLILVYIEYQGACTSCESSGSTHTSIQNILQRMLSNDIRVLTV, encoded by the coding sequence ATGAGTAAAGAAGAAGAGTTTAAAGCGAAGACACTAGTTGAAAAAATTAATGCAATTGATCAAGTAATCATAGATAAAATTAGAGATTTTTTAGTAAAAGATAACGGTGATTTAGATCTTGTGCATGTAGAAGAAAAAAATGATCTTATTCTTGTATATATAGAGTATCAAGGAGCTTGTACTTCTTGTGAATCTTCAGGCAGTACTCACACATCAATACAAAATATTCTCCAAAGAATGCTTTCAAATGATATTAGAGTTTTAACTGTATAA
- a CDS encoding cold-shock protein, with the protein MATLLNGTVKWFNSEKGFGFIEQEDGGKDVFVHFRQVNNSGYGRVSLDEGQKVTYEVGEGEKGPQAENVTGL; encoded by the coding sequence ATGGCAACATTATTAAATGGAACAGTTAAATGGTTCAACTCTGAAAAAGGTTTCGGTTTTATCGAACAAGAAGATGGCGGGAAAGATGTATTTGTACATTTTCGTCAAGTAAACAATAGTGGTTATGGTCGTGTATCACTAGATGAAGGTCAAAAAGTAACTTATGAAGTTGGTGAAGGCGAAAAAGGCCCACAAGCAGAAAACGTTACTGGTTTATAG
- a CDS encoding ankyrin repeat domain-containing protein encodes MKLLIIISILIAVNLLGSDIKLIEAAKAGNISKVKSILALGDNVNRAGKGGASALMWASKNNELDVVKLLVKNGANINMQDAGGFHALIYASSEGNIEVVKFLLDMKADIDLATNNGKNALLYAIKSEQLDVAKLLISSGASIKAKDMNGCGVLCQAIQTESLDTVELLVSKGADANEMDHENHTVLMAASEMGSKEIVSLLLANGVDKKLKDSNDYRAVDYAQEEEFDEIVKLLK; translated from the coding sequence ATGAAATTATTAATTATTATAAGTATATTAATAGCAGTTAATTTGTTAGGTAGTGATATAAAACTTATTGAAGCTGCCAAAGCTGGGAATATTTCTAAAGTTAAGTCAATTTTAGCTTTGGGGGATAATGTAAATAGAGCTGGAAAAGGGGGTGCAAGTGCTCTTATGTGGGCCTCTAAAAATAATGAGCTGGATGTTGTCAAGCTTTTAGTTAAAAATGGGGCAAATATCAATATGCAAGATGCTGGAGGATTTCATGCCCTGATTTATGCAAGTAGTGAGGGGAATATAGAGGTTGTTAAGTTTTTACTAGATATGAAAGCAGATATAGATTTAGCAACAAATAATGGAAAAAATGCACTTTTGTATGCTATAAAAAGTGAACAACTCGATGTGGCAAAACTTTTAATAAGTTCTGGAGCATCTATAAAAGCAAAAGACATGAATGGTTGTGGAGTACTTTGCCAAGCGATACAGACTGAGAGTTTAGATACTGTGGAGCTTCTTGTTAGCAAAGGTGCAGATGCTAATGAAATGGATCATGAAAATCATACAGTATTAATGGCTGCATCCGAAATGGGCTCAAAAGAGATAGTTTCTTTGCTACTTGCCAATGGTGTAGATAAAAAGCTTAAGGATTCAAATGATTATAGAGCAGTTGATTATGCACAAGAAGAAGAGTTTGATGAAATAGTGAAACTTTTAAAATAA
- a CDS encoding YqiA/YcfP family alpha/beta fold hydrolase, whose product MTIYIHGFASSAQGIKAKAFRKYFQEYKLDFIAPSLSYIPELAISTLEEMIESYLPNVTLIGSSLGGYYSIYLANKYGLKATLINPSIHPNITLQKVLGKPTSFYDGSTFEWNEKHIQMLKRYKVNAATEKNFMLLLQKGDETLDYKEAIKKLPNSNIILEENGNHSFENIENHFQKIKEFFLLSS is encoded by the coding sequence ATGACAATTTATATACACGGCTTTGCTAGTAGTGCACAAGGTATTAAAGCAAAAGCTTTTAGAAAGTACTTTCAAGAATATAAGCTAGATTTTATTGCCCCTTCACTCTCTTATATACCAGAATTAGCCATAAGTACTTTGGAGGAAATGATAGAGTCCTATTTACCAAATGTAACACTTATAGGCTCTTCTCTTGGAGGGTACTATAGTATCTATCTCGCGAATAAATATGGATTAAAAGCTACTCTAATAAACCCTTCTATCCATCCTAACATTACATTACAAAAAGTTCTCGGAAAACCTACAAGTTTTTATGATGGAAGTACTTTTGAGTGGAATGAGAAGCATATTCAAATGCTAAAAAGGTATAAAGTTAATGCTGCAACTGAAAAGAATTTTATGTTGCTCTTACAAAAGGGGGATGAGACACTCGACTATAAAGAAGCTATAAAGAAATTACCAAATTCTAATATTATTTTAGAAGAAAATGGTAATCATAGTTTTGAAAATATTGAAAATCATTTTCAAAAGATAAAAGAGTTTTTTCTCTTATCTAGTTAG